TAGCGCCAAACCGGTGATTGCCCGTGCCTTGAATCTGTCGCGGGCCGAAGTGCACGGGGTCGTCAGTTTCTACCATGATTTTCGCGATCATCCCTCCGGTCGCCATGTCCTGAAACTCTGTCGGGCCGAGGCTTGCCAATCCTTGGGTGGCGAGCCTCTTGGCGAAACGATCAAGGCCCGGCTCGGCATTGACTGGCATGAAACCACAGCTGATGGCGCGGTGACGCTGGAGCCGGTCTTCTGTCTCGGGCTCTGTGCCTGCGCGCCCGCCGCCATGCTGGATGGGGAATTGCATGGCCGCTTGGACGAGCACTGTCTTGACGATCTACTGATGGAGGCCCGTCGATGAGCGAGCCGATGAGCATCACCGTTTTCGTTCCTCGAGATGCCGCTGCTCTGGCGGTCGGGGCCGATAAGGTTGCCGCCACTATCAAGCGGGAAGCTGCGGCACGCCATGTCGATGTAACGGTCATTCGCAATGGGTCGCGCGGCATGCT
This region of Agrobacterium vitis genomic DNA includes:
- a CDS encoding formate dehydrogenase subunit gamma, producing the protein MNMHVVAEADMARVEAIINGLKHLEGPLLPILHEIQREFGCVPDSAKPVIARALNLSRAEVHGVVSFYHDFRDHPSGRHVLKLCRAEACQSLGGEPLGETIKARLGIDWHETTADGAVTLEPVFCLGLCACAPAAMLDGELHGRLDEHCLDDLLMEARR